In Patagioenas fasciata isolate bPatFas1 chromosome 18, bPatFas1.hap1, whole genome shotgun sequence, a genomic segment contains:
- the CD7 gene encoding T-cell antigen CD7: protein MLWISWLPTASLFLLLLPCFPGQDGEENEQSTDIISVLEGDSISITCSMKGSENELGMYLTTSIQPVHVVYISQHNNSHTFSALANRVKYSKEGRNLRITLNNARESDSNIYRCTKYVKNKGHHKKLIGKTTIVVVKGKTSGVVEQSPLYVNPQQGQSVNITCALNSSHEEEEIYLLKTQMQPERVLHVSSPNTSTISPAFANRLEYSKQENKIVITLHNLQKNDSDIYVCAAMVKNFSFLLVNRRGTMMLIKEAEQTYCNSWVLYSLIIVVALLFSALICCTLYRVNMKKYFHKRKPNTVYEDMSYSSRRNTLVRKVYSTSD from the exons TGCATCCCTCTTTCTTCTGCTTCTCCCGTGCTTCCCTGGCCAGGACG GTGAAGAAAATGAGCAGTCAACAGACATTATCAGTGTTTTGGAAGGAGACTCCATCAGCATAACTTGCTCAATGAAAGGTTCAGAAAATGAACTGGGAATGTATTTGACAACTAGCATACAGCCGGTCCATGTGGTGTATATTTCCCAGCACAATAATTCACATACCTTTTCTGCTTTGGCTAATCGTGTCAAGTATTCAAAAGAAGGAAGGAATCTCAGGATAACTCTGAACAATGCACGGGAATCCGATTCCAATATCTACCGATGCACTAAGTATGTTAAAAACAAAGGACATCACAAAAAGCTGATTGGGAAGACAACCATAGTAGTGGTGAAAG GTAAAACCAGTGGAGTTGTGGAACAGTCACCGCTCTATGTCAATCCTCAGCAAGGCCAGTCTGTCAACATTACGTGTGCATTGAACAGCTCCCATGAAGAAGAAGAGATTTACTTGCTCAAGACTCAGATGCAACCTGAAAGAGTGTTACATGTTTCAAGTCCGAATACTTCAACTATTTCCCCTGCTTTTGCTAATCGCTTGGAGTattcaaagcaagaaaacaaaatagtGATAACTCTCCACAACCTACAGAAGAATGACAGTGATATATATGTATGTGCTGcgatggtgaagaatttctcttTCCTCCTAGTGAACAGAAGAGGCACCATGATGCTGATTAAAG AAGCAGAGCAGACGTACTGCAATTCCTGGGTCTTATACAGTCTTATCATCGTGGTAGCACTTCTGTTTTCTGCGCTGATTTGCTGCACCTTGTACCGTGTCAAT atgaagaaatatttccacaaaagaaaaccaaatacgGTATATGAAGATATGTCTTACAGTTCTAGACGTAACACCTTGGTCAGAAAAGTTTACTCCACTAGCGATTAA